The region AGCAGAAATAAAACTTTTAATGTTTATAATTTCTTCGCGCTGTTTTTATAAAAAAACGGCGCGGATTTGTCTTGTCGGAGAATTTCAATTTTTCATTTTTTTATGGCTACCATATACACCCATGCGGATGAAAATATCAGAAAAACATGGTTGTTGCTAACCTTCTTTTTTGTTTTTCTCATCGGTTTGGGATGGCTGTTGTCGCAGGCGCTGGGGGATTCGGGCTTTCTTTATGTCGCGGCGGCGATCGCGGTGTTTCAAAGTTTTTTCAGCTATTGGTTTAGCGATAAAATCGTGCTTTCAATGGCGGGCGCGCGCCCGATTGAAAAGCGCGATAAACCCGAACTTTATCGAATCGTGGAGAACCTTTGCATTACCGCCGGTTTGCCTTTGCCCAAAATTTATATCATTGAAGAAGCCCAGCCCAACGCGTTTGCCACCGGGCGCGACAAAAATCACGCCGTGGTGGCGGTAACCCGCGGCTTGCTGGAACGGCTTGATAAGCCGGAATTGGAAGGCGTGATCGCGCACGAATTGTCGCACATCGGCAACAAAGATATGCTTTTGCAAACAATCGTGGTGATTTTGGTGGGCGTTGTCGCCATTATTTCAGACCTGTTTTTTCGCGTCAGTTTTTGGGGCGGCGGGCGGCGCGACGATCGCGGCAATGCCGGTTTGGTAATGCTGGCGTTTGGAATTATCGCCGCGATTTTGGCGCCGCTGGCGGCAACGATGATCCAGCTGGCGATCTCGCGCAAACGCGAATTTTTGGCGGATGCAAGTGCCGCGCTGTTAACCCGCTATCCCGATGGCTTGGCAAGCGCTTTGCGAAAAATTTCGGCCGATCCCAATCCTCTGCGCGCGGCCAAAGATTCCACCGCGCATTTATACATTGCCAATCCGTTTCGCGGCAAGCAAAAAAACTGGTTTTCCAAATTGTTTTTGACCCACCCGCCGGTGGAAGACCGCATCAAAGCGCTCACCGATATGGCAATCTAGCGAAAATCAAAAATCGCATAGGTGAAACCTATGCGATTTTTGTTTTAACTGTCTTGCTTGCTTAATTAGCTTTGGCGATGATGGCGGTGTAGTTTTTGCCGTAGGCTTTGGCGCATTTGGGGCAAGTGGTGTACCACATATACATTTTCTCGATTTTCAATCCTTTTTCTTTGGCGAAATTTTCAAAATCTTGGCACCATTTGCCGGTGTCTTTGAAATCGCCTTCATAGACTTTGCTCAAAAATTTCCCCGACAAAACAATATTCTCCGCGTCCGGGACGGCTTTATCCACGGCAACATACAAATCCATATTCCATTTTGAGGTATGGTCCGAAAGCGCCAGCCAATCCGGAGCTTTCGCGCCGGCTTTGTCTATTTTTGCCATCAGTTTCATGATGACGCCGCCGAAATTTACCGGCATATAAAATAAAGTGAAAACCTTGCCTTTGATGAATTTTTTGTCTTGCCACTCAAAAACTTTGCCGTCCCATGGTTCGGGATTGAATTTGGGACAGCACCCGGTTTCTTGAATTTCGTTCT is a window of Candidatus Nealsonbacteria bacterium DGGOD1a DNA encoding:
- a CDS encoding M48 family metallopeptidase codes for the protein MATIYTHADENIRKTWLLLTFFFVFLIGLGWLLSQALGDSGFLYVAAAIAVFQSFFSYWFSDKIVLSMAGARPIEKRDKPELYRIVENLCITAGLPLPKIYIIEEAQPNAFATGRDKNHAVVAVTRGLLERLDKPELEGVIAHELSHIGNKDMLLQTIVVILVGVVAIISDLFFRVSFWGGGRRDDRGNAGLVMLAFGIIAAILAPLAATMIQLAISRKREFLADASAALLTRYPDGLASALRKISADPNPLRAAKDSTAHLYIANPFRGKQKNWFSKLFLTHPPVEDRIKALTDMAI